Below is a genomic region from Argiope bruennichi chromosome 11, qqArgBrue1.1, whole genome shotgun sequence.
TGGGACAAAGAAGGAGAggaaattatatatcttttgagGGAATTCTCAAGAAAGTCAGAATTTAGAAATGTTGATTCTTGTATAGTTTACATACTCTCTCACGGAGGTCAGGATGAAAATCTTGATTATATTTTAGGTACTGATAGTATGAAAGTTTATAAAAGAGATATTTGTAACATGTTTGACAATAAAAACTgtgaattgttaattaataagccaaaaatatttttcttccaagcTTGTCGAGGAAAGCTTCTGGATTATGGAGTAATTGAGAATTCTAAAGAAACAGATGTTATTGATAATACATGTAAAAACATAGAAAAGCAAAATTCTACAGATGAAAAAGGTATTccaaatccaaaatttaataaagataaaaaagtgaaatcaaagTACCCTCTTTCTTCAGATATGTTTGTAGTCCATTCCAGCCTTCCTGATCATCAATCTTGGAAAAATCATGTTAAAGGCAGTTGGCTTTGTCAAGATTTAGTAtctgtaatttcagaatattatactAAATATGATTTGGCAACAATGATGACTTTTGTTAATAGTAAACAAGTGACTCGAGAATCTGAAGATGGTTGCAAACAAATTGCTTTTGTTGAAATGAACACAACAGGTTTAATACATTTTAACAGAAGTAAAAAAGAAGTATGTCTTTAAGAAAAAATCTTACTAAAACTACTGTTTATAGTTTTTCCATAAtcagactttttttatttcagattttatataatatgcattCTCTTCCTAATCTCTAGTCAAATTGAAAAGGTAATATGTATCTTATTACTACTAATTTCAAatcactaatttaaaataatcagaaggTTGTCTCAGACTTTTCATGGTAATACTCGCAgagaaaagtaaacaaaaaagtgcaattttgaactataattttgttgatttgatcaaaaattatctacataaatgtttttttactgtttatcattttttattgatttatttatttaaagaaaggcTAATCAGAcccatttatttttcatttttgttcaattattttgtttactttgatATTAAAGATTGAAGTTGACTATCATAAACAGACAAcaacgaaaattaatttttatttaattttattatattccacTTATACCcttaactttaaaacatttatgtatgtgtgttttctttcagaatttattcTGAGCCAGAATTTTGACTTGAAACATGTTGAATGTTGTGATACATGATTgtgcattgtttatttttttaaatatacaatttttc
It encodes:
- the LOC129957227 gene encoding caspase-2-like, encoding MDPRKREIIHKYKPVLSQIVSCDKLIWLVKKYKIFTKAMFDDIFGPYADRNFCDELCTRGPNAFLDFIKVLNDAKCNEIADVLQNESDNEIYPIYYKMDSKPLGYCLIIINKKFEVEDDRLGCEVDASALENLFKELNYDVQIEWDKEGEEIIYLLREFSRKSEFRNVDSCIVYILSHGGQDENLDYILGTDSMKVYKRDICNMFDNKNCELLINKPKIFFFQACRGKLLDYGVIENSKETDVIDNTCKNIEKQNSTDEKGIPNPKFNKDKKVKSKYPLSSDMFVVHSSLPDHQSWKNHVKGSWLCQDLVSVISEYYTKYDLATMMTFVNSKQVTRESEDGCKQIAFVEMNTTGLIHFNRSKKEVCL